A window of Centroberyx gerrardi isolate f3 chromosome 6, fCenGer3.hap1.cur.20231027, whole genome shotgun sequence genomic DNA:
GTCCTTGGGTTCATGGGTAAGGGTTTCAGTCATACTCATCCCATttatttaccccccccccccccccccaatcccaGCATCACCCACAAACCCTGACATCCCTAGGAGGCAGAGTCCCACCCTGAATCACTCAATAAAAAGCTGTGGAAaagctttaaaggaaaaaatcaatCCAAACTGTAAATAGGCATATAGGCTTATGTTTCAAAATTGATTAtcatcaacaaaaaaaagctTAGCAAAGATGTCAAGCCAGGTGATATTGCACTCGCACTTGCACTTCGCTTTCCTGCTTTTTCACTCTGAAAGGTGTATTTCTAGGTGGGGAGAAGGCAAATCAATTATGCATGTGATGAGAGTCTGTGCAAGGCATTCATGCAAATGGGATACATGAACAACTGGCAGTACAATAAACAATAATGCTTCAAGCAGGACTTCAGAGTAACTTCTGGTGGCGCTGCTGCCTCTAACATTTTTACTTTGTACTGCCAGCATGTAATTTTGTGGCATCATGCATAGCGATGAATGGCTGCTATAGAAATGATTGTGTGCTATTGTGataatgttttaatgttaaTGTCTGCCTTACACTGCGCTGCCTCTATAAAGGTTGCTGCAATGGGTAGTTAAGTATAATGATCGGTTCAGTTCATATATCCTTTATAAAAATGTTGGTTTGCAATAAGTAATAATATAGTGGAGTGCTTATATTAAAAATAATGATGCATGTTGCAATAAAAGCAGTAAACTTGGCACATTCATATCATAAACCATTGGAAACATATTAAAGATGTTAAACTCATGGAAAAGCAGGTGACAAGAGGGGGAGCTAAATAgctttaaaagtgatttttctTACATAACTGCAAGAATATGATATGAATACATCAGTAGTTAGGACTTTGAGACTTACACTGCTATATGTGTTGAATCCACATACCCAGAAAATGTAAGATATTAATGTAGttataatatttgttgaagtcACAATTTGTAATTTGCAAATTTGAAAAATTATTGGCCTGCCACATGCAACAAAGTTTGATTCACTGAGCCTGAGAttgggaatgtgtgtgagaatatGTGTTTATTTAGCAGCTTATATGTGGTTAGTTCATCGGACACTTTACAAACAACTTGAATTGCAGTTACTTATATCTTACAGTACTCTTGAGTTGATCATgggttgattttccctttaaaccTTTAtagtatgtgttttgtgttagaTTTAGCTGTCAGCCTATTGCATTTACAGTACATCCCTCAACTTTTCATTGTGTGCTATATTTAGACTGCCAGTAAGCCGACACTCTGCCTTAAAGTCCAGGTCTTCCAGGCAGGTTAGAGTAGTATTAGataaaggttttattttttagcaTGGCTCAATGAAGATATGACCCTCGTTGACCGTCTGTCTGAACCAAAGGACATGGAAACACTGTGGTGTggcaataaataaagacaacaATACAAGTACTATAAACTAAAATTATACAATTATTTGCAGAATTATATATTAATGAATTAATCAATAGGCAGATACAGTACATTGTCATTCTGATATACCATACAGTGCTGCATAAAATCCCATTTTAGTTATATTTCTTACTTTattcatgtgcttttttttttctttttctttttttttataaatatagTTATCTAATCTTCCTCCATTAGTCCTGTAGGGGGACGTGAATGATAATTAGTAGATCTGGGGAGAAGAACACTTAAAATGATTGTTACTGCATCAGTTTTCTGATTCCTTTCCTCTTATGAATATTGTGTCTTGCCACATGAACTAAACACTAATTCCATGTTTGTGGATTGTGGATCTAAATTGCCAAAACTAATACACTATAGCTTGGATGATTTGTGTTGTGTGAGGTACTATTCCATGTGCTTCAAATAGCAACATGGCTGATTTACATTAATCACATTTCATGTGTCAAGGCTCTGACAAATGCTTCTCATTGACCTTGCAGGGATGGCAGCGTAATGTGATTAATACTCCTGTCTTGATGTATGTAACGGTAGCTAACGTCAGATTCCCTCCAGCTCTGTCGCTGCAACCTGATCGCTGTGCGAGCTTGAACTCTTGCCAAGCTCAAAGTCAGCTGGGTCTCTGCTAATCTGTCAAAATTGGGTTTGGTTCTTCACAGCTGGTTTTCAAGCCTGGGATTAAATAATCAGAGAGGGACAGGTACACATCACACTCATCTGCAATTGTTTTATTTGGCACCCACATTGATTTTGATCTCTGTGGCATAACCTTTAATACTCTGGTTGAAAGGTTAACACTAAAGTCTTTGGCTATGATCTGTCAGTTAATACCAATCTTACGTGTTTTCAATTTTCAGGTTTTTTATTGTGTGATCACGTATTTTCACATGGTTGGAAGAATTAACAGATCAAGACCCTGATTTACTAAAGCCTTTCATGGGTGCAAAAACTTTTAGCATGTGCAAAGCCAAAGACATAACCCCCGATTGGTCAACCAATGACATAGCCACTGATTGGTCAAGCAAATTGTCATGCACCGATCACAAGTCTTAGTGCTGACTTTGAACATAGGTTTTTGTACCCACCAAAGGTTTTAGTAGGCCCAAGATGGATAGGTGATGCATGAAAACATTACACTCCCCACTGAGTGCTTTTTTTAGTTTGGGGTGAAATGGTGAGTATGATTTAGTCCTACTGTGGTTTGTGCGCCCCTATCTATCCTTAGTACTGAGGGTGCAGGAGCAGATGGTGCAAACAAATGTTATCAAACACAAAGCCCAACCCCTGCTTCGCTCCCATGACTTTGGGATAAAGGCAGCTGTTTGGACACAGTGATTGTTAAGGattttcttttgtctctttcCATAATATGTAGATTGTTGTACCTTGACCTGTCCACTGAGGTGATTTGGATGAGTCATTGGGTTGCATTACTGCTTTTGGGGATACTTTTGTGCAGAAAGCAACAGGCGTACACTCGGTCTGTTAAGGTTAGGAGgactccacccctccaccaaTAAGGTAGAAGGGTTGTCGACTGTACAAGACAGATGCTCACTCACTGTTGTTTCCTTTTATATGcccatgaaaacaaaaatgcatcTGATGAAAACATGCTGCGATGTGACATCCCCAAGTGGATTTCAGAGGATTTGTTTGATAAGTCCCTCAtaaagtgtgtttatttttctacaGCCTATGTTTGTAACAACACCGCATTTTAAAGCCAGATGTGCCAAGAGGAACAGATTGTGTTGAATGACAATACCCAGCTGTGAAATCACTGAGACGGATGCACAGGCTTATCTGCCGTGTCGTGACTACGGTGTGAGAAAAGATGTAAAAACAGATATTGCTGACAAACGACATCACAAAATGTATGTTGCGAAAGCAGAATCCTCCCCAGAACCCTATGCTGTAGGTCTGCACTAATGGGAATCTACATAGCGTTGTTGTCGGGTAAAAACCTTgtgactccaattttggtgatttctatgttttaacttaaattgaaggattacatggttctctGTGGGCTGAGAAAGTtctgggcttatgaaaccctttcaaggCCCATTGGATAACTGAAATGCACgttcatcaagctaaaaacaagtctgcttttcttagttcctaaaaagttgacattttggagatgcaaggttttcacccgacaccAGAGATGGGTACCGATACCAGACTAAAATAGGATGTCGGTATCAGAAAATTTCCTGCGCACTAAAATCTGATACTTTAAGCCACATGTAAAATGTTAACACGCAACTtgatttttttgcctttttcacaGCAAAAAATGTGTTACATCTCAATTATATTTGACATGTGACCCCAAGCTAATGGTCTCAGTctgtattttgatttttttttttaatggattgGACCAGTACTCATTAGCACAGTACAGTTTACAGTACAGTCTAactgtgcgttcacaccaaacgCGAAGCGAATCTTCGCCTCGCGAGTAACGCGAGTACACAACCCGCGAATATTCAAGTAAAGCCAGCTGTGCTAACGGTTGTGCTAACTGGGGCTAATGCTTGTGCTAACTTGGTTCATAGTAAAGTAACGTTACAACTGATAGCTGGAATAGAGTAACACATATTTTCAGAACTTACCAGGTAGTCCAACTTCCTCGCTGACTTTTCTCCAAGCCCTCTCCTTTTTGTTACGGTCTCTGTATGCCAGGACACTTGTGTCATACAGCTCCGGGAGCCCAccagtttaatacatccatggagCCCACAGACGGCTAACATTACTATTAGCTTCCTCCATTTTGTGATTCGTTGGGAGAATCTCAACGCTGATAGGCTTTCACGACACGGCGTCACGCAAATTTTCCACTCAAGTTGAAAAATTTCAACTTGCGCGAATACGCGACTGAGGCAAATTTCACGTCATTCGCGTCGTGTCATCCGTGTCATACGCGTCGCCTGGTGCAAAATTGCGTCTGTTTGAGTCTTTGCATTGACTTTGTATGTAAATCCACCGTGAAAAATTTGCTTCGCGTTTGGTGTGAACACACCTTTATGCTAGGAATCAGCACCTGCAGGCAAAGAATGATATTGGTGCTTCCCCTCTATATAGTAACTATAAGAGAAGATTTTCTAGGAGAATAAAGTGTGATAGTATCTTAAAATTAGTTTCCATACAGTTCACTGTGGTATTATCGTATGTACAGTAACTTGGTTAGTTACTACAAAAATAGAGTCCCcaaatgtgtaatattttatGTAACCTACCTGTATAAttagcatttttattattttgttattgtggtTTAACCTAACCGACTTGAACAGCTCTAAAGTGTCTGTAACTCTGTGATTGTTTTGCAGACGAGAGACATGGCACCCTCAGGCTGAGCAACCTCACCAAGAGCATGTCAGGGAAGTATGTCTGCCGAGCCAGCAACACTGCCGGCTCCGACAGCTGCTCCATTAACCTGGAGGTCATCACCTGTAcgtacactgtaaaaaatacagTTACCTCTGCTGCACTACACACTGCCATATTTACAGTGCACCCCTTGAATTACACCGCTATGacttgtaaatgtgtaaatcccctctgcctcctctgttcCAGCTTCCAATGCAGGCATGATTGCAGCAGCTACACTGGGCTCCATAGTGGGACTGGTGGCCATGGTGCTCTTCCTAATATTCatactgaggaggagaggggacacTGAGGAGGAGATAGCCAATGAGATCAAGTGAGGtttttactgtttgtgtgtgtaaggggcATTAGGTAATCTATcacctctattggtgaccaggAAGAAATGCGAAAAACCATAGAACTGATCTCTGCCTCGGGCCATTGAGTTCTATGGAGACAGTTTTTTGCAAGCCAGAGTTGTGTGTGGTCATAAATAAATTGACTTTGAACCCGCCCCAGTCACTGACCTTTCAACGTGCAGCCAATGGTTTTACAGCAGGTGGTTGTAGTACACCCACCATCTTTGTAGTCTTGTAATGATTAccaaaatggaggaaaaccTCATACTGTGTGTTGCAGAATTTCCCAAGCTGTACAGCAACTCTATCAGAAAATACAAAGACCATACAAACAAGACTTATTACGTGTTGCTTGTGTTTTCACTTACCGTGCCTTGAGATGTATAGCGTGTTGCGTGGAAGCCGTAGGCAGAGGCAAATTCTTTACTGGTTTTTAGTTAGCGCCACCCAGTGTGCTGGAGAGGCTACAACATTGCGTTGTTGTATTCCAGTGGGATTCCAGTAGGTGGGAAGTTTTGTTCCAGAGTacaactctatcaaccccctgcagatattatggtcattttgttctACAGGACAGTAAAAACATCTTACCTGTTGCCTCTTTAATATGTGATCTTGATTTCACAAACAtaccatttttttattttatgagtCTGTTGGCTTTCTCtgattcgctctctctctgtctatctaccATAGGGAAGATGCTCAGGCACCCAAGCGAGTGTCCTGGGCAAAGAGTAACACCGGCTCAGACATTGTGTCCAAGAACGGCACGCTGTCCTCTATAGCCACCAGTCCCCGGCCGCGAGACTCCCATCAGCCCAACTTCCACTACCCCTATTCCCCCACATCAGCGTCCGACACGGGCTCTGTGATCAACGCCTACCAGCTGCGGCCAGGAGAAGCCAACACCCTGCAGGGACTTCCGGGGTACAACCTTGGCGGGACCCCTTCACGGAAGCATAAGCGGCCTCCCAGTACGAACGGGGCCCCTCCACAGATCCTCCGGAGCCCCATGGCCAGCGCCCCAAACCGGACTGAGGGGGCCCAGCCTCAGGTGCCGCCTCCACTCACTGTGTCCCCGCAAATCAGCTCCTCTTCCCTGACACGCATGGGAGCTGTCGCAGTTATGGTGCCCGCTCAGAGCCAAGCTGGCTCGCTGGTGTAGCAACATCTCTGATGGAAATTTTGAAGAGACTGGAGAGACACTATGCCTTGGAATGGAAAGCACTTTTTCCATAAAGAACTGAAAGAGTTTATAACAGCAGAAAATATCTCACAGGTGGACTGTACTTCAAGTCAGCACAAACTTTACCCACCTCTGTTTGCATTCAGTTGACTcagcagtgtttttcatttcattttctttttgtatgCTGCCCTCTGGTTTACCAGAGaaaaagatatttttatttataagcTTGTGAACAGGTCTTCAAAATGGTATTTGACAGTGTTACGATTATCGACAGGTATACATAAATTGCCAATTATTACAAGAGAGATGTGTTAACCTAAGCAACTCTGTCTGGATACTGTAAGCCATAATCAACAGTACTAACATTTTACTTAGGAGTTTTGCAGTTCTTGCAAGAAGTGACGTGATATTTTTGGATACATTTGTATATTATCTGGATAAACAGAATACTGTatacacattttcacaatttcattgccatttatattacACAGTTCCTGTCTATGTAAGTAACACTTTTTCTCAGTCCGCTTCTCTCAGGCTAACTACTTAAATACAGCACAATCACTATTCAGGTATTTCAAAGGGTGTCATGTTTTGTTACCTTTCGAAAGGCCAGCCTGCTTCGGCCCATACTTACTTGTGTTTACCTAAGGGTCATTTATTTAACCAAACAATGTCAGTATGATTTCATTGCATTCATGTCTACTGAGAGAAAATATTGCCTATTATGGTAGTTGGAATGTAACCAAAATAGTGAGTATAACGTTGTTGAGTTTGATGGGTTATAACTATTTTGTTAAAGGTGCTtcgtagcatttttaaacataaacatattaTTGACTAATTAaatgtgataccttggtataattactgtaaacaaatgagaccatggtctaGACGACTgaaaagcaatccagcagatttcccatgaaatccgacccagtggcacacaatgtaatatGTAGATTCCAGTCGAGGCTGCCAACCTCCTCGCCAATAGTCTCATTtctttacggtaattatactaatgtctcaaaattaacgTGGTAATGTTatattgatgttgaaatgccatacgtagcacctttaatgctGTTCAGATTGTTGACTTTTTTTCAATAAACAGTGTTCTCAACTGATTGTTTTATGATTTTAGTCATACTGAATTACAATCACTTCACACTTTTAACTCGATGTTTACAGCACATATATAATcccacaaaattaaaataattccCAGGCAGCTGTGAATCAGAGTGAGAATGGAAATGCTGAATCCTGTGAGAAAAGCTGAGACATGATCATTTTATTTGGAGTGTGACAAATGTGGTTTGCAAAGTGGCATTTGAATCCCATAATGCACAGTACACATACCACATAATGCTTCCTATGCTAGTACACACAGTACATTTAACTTTAACCATTTTACATACTATAGGAAACACAATGGGATAAAATACAGTAACAGAACAGTAACCATGGACATAAATAACATGTGAAAGGCCACTTTAGGATCGAGATCTATGTACTGCATGTGCCATAGATACATGACATACTGTTAATTACAGCAAGATAACCAAACCCTTCGTTAACACTCAggcttgtgtttatttttttgaataATTGAGGTAACAAATCACTTACCAAAAATAGTGAAATAGATCTAAAGGAGCAGCTTttatagggaaaaaaaaagaatcatgtTCCAATATAGTACTAGAAACAGGTCTTACTGACTGGTTTAGCCCAAAATCTCCGATTACCTATGTGACCTTTTGAACAACTATGTGCAGTGGACATTTCAGGAAACCAGTCAAAGAATAACAAACCGGAGGTCAAGACCATTACAATATGGTCGCCATTTAAGTTAGTCATGTGAAGGTCCACGGAAAGACTGATGTCATGACTCTGTCAGCAGGTTTCGGGAAATGATCATCCTCATCACCTCGTTTGTTCCTTcaagagaaacaaaagaaaaatagtcACAGAAGTTTGTCATCGCTACGAACAAGCAGAAATACTCTGACGTTGCTTTTCAATGCAAGAAAATTAATTGTTGAAAGTCATCATCAAAACTGGTTCATAGGAGAAAGTACACTAGgacatatacactaccagtcaaaagtttggacactttatttttactatttttcacattttagaataatagtaaagacatcaaaactataacacaaatggaattatgcagtgaccaaaaaagtgttaaacaaatcaaaactcttatattttagattctttaaagtagccgccctttgccttgatggaaaggcaaaggctttggaaagaaattcacacataggcatcaacttcaagcatttaagcataagcctttagatcaaaatggctttaagataatgaaaaacatagtacattcaatcaggtgtgtccacaCGTTTGACTGACAGTGTAGGTCACGGTTCATTATTAAAGACGCTCACCCTCTAGAATCTGGTGAACTCTGATGTCGCGGACAAACTGCTGCACTGCGTAGTCTTTGAGGTAACCGTACCCGCCGTGCATCTGGAGGGCCTGGTTGCAGATCTGCAGACGGAGAACAGACACCAATATGAAACACCTGAGACATTACACAGCTGTAACTGCAAACGAGTAGAAAACTGCAACGTGTGTTGAGTGGAAATTAATACTCAAGATTTACTCACATTGAAGCACTCGTCTGTGACAAAGAGCTTGGCCATGGAGCAGAGGGACACGGCGTCGGGCCTGCCCTCCTGAAGCGCCGCTGCAGCTTCACGCACCAGAAGACGAGACGCAACCAACTTGGTGGCCATCTCTGCCAGCTTGAACTGTAGGAACTACAGGCAGAacacagaaggagaggaaataaaatgtcaatTACCTTTCATCACTGGCAGGACCAAAATGGCTGAATGCTTTTAATAACCAAAGAGTCGCTTAGTTGACTGGATCATTGTGACTGTGCTGTGGAAATGTGAGCTGCTCACCTGGTTGTTGGAGAGTGTCTCTCCAAACTGTTTGCGTACCAGCAGGTGATCTCTGGCTAGCTGCACACAGGCATGAGCCGCCCCAAGAGAGCAGGATGCTGCCGGCAGAGTGTTGACAGGAAAACTGATTATCTTGAATAGCTGGATGTCAAAGTCGCTGTTTGAGAACACTTATTACAATAGTTGTCAACAGTTGACCCCATGTCAAccaaacagtaaaaacagcctCTTTTCACCTCAAGAACTTTGTCTCCAtccctcacactcacactcagccGCCAAAACCCTTATTCACGCATTTATCACTTTGAGACTCGACTACTGTAACAGTATCCTCTATGGCACATCCTCCAAAATcctaaaagaaacaaaaactacAATATGTGCAGAACTCCGCCTGCCCAATAGCTCACCCACACCCGCTCAGGAGATCATATAACTCCCATTCTACAAAACCTCCACTGGCTTCCCATTCAGTTCAAATTACTTTTACAAGAGAAAACATCATGGAATCCATTTTCTGTATCAATGTTGGTGAACTTGGCCAGTGTCCAGCCCCACTACTAGATTTTACTGAGTAGCTATGCTGAGCTATTTCACATCATTTGGCTCACTCCACAGTCTTCACAACTCTAAACCCTTCGTCACAGAACTAGTTTGCTAGTTTTAACATCAAGAAACGAACATGCTGACTGGACCAAGTCAAAAATATTGGAAACTTACGGATATGTGTGATTGCTTTTGAGTTATAGACTCTTAAAAGTGTAGGAACATTAGTGACCAAATGGAACACTGAGTACCTTGTGAACCAGTAAATGTACTCATGACTCCAGAAAATCAtgattttctttgtctttggaGCTGCTAAATCTGTGTTCCCAGTCATGTTCTCTAGTTTCTAGCTATGTGAATAATAAACACGTTCCGGTATATAAATCAAACTGTCCTGCGCTAAAGGGAGTAAAGTTGAAAGTGCTTGGTGTTTTCTTGTAATCTGCCCTCCTCACCAATATTGATCCTGCCTCCATTCAGGCCCTTCATGGCGATACTGAAGCCTTGTCCTTCCTCACCAAGCCGATTGCTCACTGGAATCGCGCAATCCTCAAATATCACCGCCCTGGTAGGCTGCGAGTTCCATCCCACCTGGAGAAGAGAAATAATGAGTTATTACTGTAGTCGTCTGCTCTGGGCCGTAACTATGACTTCATTCTGCCATCTAGTGGATACCTACAAACAGTAGCGACAGAGCCAAAAGAATTAGATCAAGAGTGTTCTGTATATCCAAGCCAAAAGGCACATTTGCAACTGCACTTCCCATATAAAACGTGTTTTCTCAACACCAGTGAGCACTAATAAAGGCAGCACAGCtaccttcttttctttcttgccAAAACTGAGTCCTGGAGTTCCCTTCTCCACCACCACACAAGAGATGCCCTTGGGTCCTTTGCCTCCCGTCCGGCACATCACTACGTAGACGTCCGTGTCTCCTCCCCCGCTGATGAAGGCCTGGAAAgccacaaagagagagggaaaagctTTTGGCTCGTCGTCGTCCTTTTGATGCAACAATTTAAAGTTACGTAAGCATTGaaacacagctgaatggaaataGCAGGCTACCTTAGAGCCATTCAAGATGTAGTGGTCTCCTTTCAGCTGTGCAGTGGTCAGAAGCGATGCAGCATCACTGCCGCTGCCTAAAAAGCAAAcattaagaaagaaaaagcCTTTTCAACATACAGGTTTTTTGTGTTCTTATTCTATAGTTGAAAGCATACATGTATTGCAACAATATAGATAAAATGTtaatggaaaaatccaccctcggatatTCCTCTACTTAAATATCATtgatgttttagggtggatttttcctttaagtgcaTATGCAGACTGACCTGGTTCAGTGAGACAATAGGAACCGAACTTCTCCATTGAGCAGAGATCAGGACAGTACTTCTCCCTTTGCTCAGTATTGCCAAAGCTGTCTATCATCCAGGCACACATGCTGCAAAGTgagaaacatactgtagtttAGCGGGCAAGGCAGATATGTGTGATAACAACCAACATACTCCAATATACTGCTGCAACGTAATTTATTCACCCTTTCTGtgcaagacaaaataaaagtaccCATCTCTCTAAAAGCATCTCTCTACATGCTTTTTGTCAATGAGCATGTTTTTTAGACTTATTCTTTAAGCCGAAACAAGA
This region includes:
- the acad8 gene encoding isobutyryl-CoA dehydrogenase, mitochondrial, whose protein sequence is MAAVGSLARVARLGSSICRNHRLIFNRSAQRRGIASCIDPAHGLSDEQKEFQKVAFDFAANEMAPHMAEWDEKEMFPVETMQKAAQLGFGGIYVQPDVGGSGLSRLDTSVIFEALSTGCVSTTAYISIHNMCAWMIDSFGNTEQREKYCPDLCSMEKFGSYCLTEPGSGSDAASLLTTAQLKGDHYILNGSKAFISGGGDTDVYVVMCRTGGKGPKGISCVVVEKGTPGLSFGKKEKKVGWNSQPTRAVIFEDCAIPVSNRLGEEGQGFSIAMKGLNGGRINIASCSLGAAHACVQLARDHLLVRKQFGETLSNNQFLQFKLAEMATKLVASRLLVREAAAALQEGRPDAVSLCSMAKLFVTDECFNICNQALQMHGGYGYLKDYAVQQFVRDIRVHQILEGTNEVMRMIISRNLLTES